Proteins encoded in a region of the Streptomyces sp. PCS3-D2 genome:
- a CDS encoding beta-ketoacyl synthase N-terminal-like domain-containing protein: MTSRTVITGIGVVAPNGVGADAFWKATQSGVSVLDRVTRAGCEHLPLRVAGEVRGFDPGSLVEDKFLVQTDRFTHHALAAADLALEDARLGRADYEDDPFSFGVVTAAGSGGGEFGQRELQHLWEQGPRFVGPYQSIAWFYAASTGQISIRRGLKGPCGVVCSDEAGGLDAFAHADRAIRRGSRAMLVGATEAPLAPYSIVCQLGYEGLSTRDDPERAYRPFTDQACGYVPAEGGAMFVVEDEDEARRRGATVRAVLAGHAATFSGTLRRDEAGEGLAHAVRGALREAGCGPEDIDVVFADALGTPEADAAEAAAILHALGDHGRKVPVTAPKSGIGRAYCAAPSLDTAAAVLALEHGVVPPTPNVYDVCHDLDLVTGRARTAELRTALVLSRGRMGSNSALVVRKASPAGP; encoded by the coding sequence GTGACCAGCCGTACGGTCATCACGGGCATCGGGGTCGTCGCGCCCAACGGCGTCGGCGCCGACGCCTTCTGGAAGGCGACCCAGTCCGGCGTCAGCGTCCTGGACCGCGTCACCCGGGCGGGCTGCGAGCACCTGCCGCTGCGCGTCGCGGGCGAGGTCCGGGGCTTCGACCCGGGATCCCTGGTCGAGGACAAGTTCCTCGTGCAGACCGACCGGTTCACCCACCACGCCCTCGCCGCTGCCGACCTCGCCCTGGAGGACGCCCGGCTCGGCCGCGCCGACTACGAGGACGACCCCTTCTCCTTCGGCGTCGTCACCGCGGCCGGCTCCGGCGGCGGTGAGTTCGGCCAGCGCGAACTGCAGCACCTCTGGGAGCAGGGGCCGCGCTTCGTCGGCCCGTACCAGTCGATCGCCTGGTTCTACGCCGCGAGCACCGGCCAGATCTCCATCCGCCGCGGACTGAAGGGGCCCTGCGGGGTCGTCTGCAGCGACGAGGCGGGCGGGCTCGACGCCTTCGCGCACGCCGACCGGGCGATCCGCCGGGGCAGTCGGGCCATGCTGGTCGGAGCGACGGAGGCGCCCCTCGCGCCGTACTCCATCGTCTGCCAGCTGGGGTACGAGGGGCTGAGCACGCGGGACGACCCGGAGCGCGCCTACCGGCCGTTCACCGACCAGGCCTGCGGCTACGTCCCCGCCGAGGGCGGCGCCATGTTCGTCGTCGAGGACGAGGACGAGGCCCGACGCCGCGGCGCCACCGTACGCGCCGTACTCGCCGGCCACGCCGCGACCTTCAGCGGCACCCTGCGCCGGGACGAGGCGGGCGAGGGGCTGGCGCACGCCGTCCGCGGCGCCCTCCGGGAAGCCGGCTGCGGCCCCGAGGACATCGACGTGGTCTTCGCCGATGCCCTGGGGACCCCGGAGGCCGACGCGGCCGAAGCGGCCGCGATCCTCCACGCGCTCGGCGACCACGGGCGGAAGGTGCCGGTCACGGCACCCAAGTCCGGTATCGGCAGGGCGTACTGTGCGGCCCCCTCCCTCGACACCGCCGCCGCGGTCCTGGCACTGGAGCACGGAGTCGTCCCACCGACCCCGAACGTCTACGACGTGTGCCACGACCTGGACCTGGTGACGGGCCGTGCCCGCACGGCCGAGCTGCGGACCGCGCTCGTGCTCAGCCGCGGCCGAATGGGATCCAACTCCGCGCTCGTCGTCCGCAAGGCATCCCCGGCGGGCCCCTAG
- a CDS encoding acyl carrier protein gives MSDRLTVEELAALMKTAGITVDPTEMASRPDSSFDEYGLDSLGLLGIVGELENRRGRALPTDADRCKTPGEFLDLVNHSLMTGA, from the coding sequence ATGTCCGACCGACTGACAGTGGAGGAGCTGGCGGCCCTGATGAAGACCGCCGGCATCACCGTCGATCCCACCGAGATGGCAAGCCGTCCGGACTCCTCGTTCGACGAGTACGGCCTCGATTCGCTGGGCCTGCTCGGCATCGTCGGTGAGCTGGAGAACCGGCGCGGACGGGCCCTGCCCACCGACGCCGACCGCTGCAAGACCCCCGGGGAATTCCTCGACCTCGTCAACCACAGCCTGATGACTGGAGCCTGA
- a CDS encoding SRPBCC family protein yields the protein MPGHTENEITVNAPVELVWEMTNDLPGWPQLFSEYASLEILEQKGDTTTFRLTMHPDENGTVWSWVSERTVDRKGLTVRARRVETGPFAHMDIHWQYFEVPGGTRMKWTQDFAMKPDAPVDDAWMTDNINRNSPIQMALIRDKIEQRVRDGHAPAASRL from the coding sequence ATGCCAGGACACACCGAGAACGAGATCACCGTCAACGCGCCCGTGGAGCTCGTGTGGGAGATGACCAACGATCTCCCCGGCTGGCCGCAGCTGTTCAGCGAGTACGCCTCGCTGGAGATCCTGGAGCAGAAAGGGGACACGACCACCTTCCGCCTGACCATGCACCCCGACGAGAACGGCACGGTGTGGAGCTGGGTCTCCGAGCGGACCGTCGACCGCAAGGGCCTCACGGTCCGCGCACGGCGGGTGGAGACGGGCCCCTTCGCCCACATGGACATCCACTGGCAGTACTTCGAGGTGCCCGGCGGCACCCGGATGAAGTGGACCCAGGACTTCGCGATGAAGCCCGACGCGCCCGTGGACGACGCCTGGATGACCGACAACATCAACCGCAACTCACCGATCCAGATGGCGCTCATCCGGGACAAGATCGAGCAGCGCGTACGCGACGGCCACGCCCCGGCCGCCAGCCGTCTCTGA
- a CDS encoding TcmI family type II polyketide cyclase: MNDTHRALIVARMAPGSGPDIAGLFADSDAGELPHLVGVTRRSLFQFGDVYMHFIEADRPPGPAIAKVTDHPEFRMLSERLTAYVSPHDPETWRSPKDAMAHEFYRWENPRAK, encoded by the coding sequence ATGAACGACACGCACCGCGCCCTCATCGTCGCCCGTATGGCGCCGGGATCGGGCCCCGACATCGCCGGGCTCTTCGCGGACTCGGACGCGGGTGAACTGCCGCACCTGGTAGGGGTCACACGCCGGAGCCTCTTCCAGTTCGGCGACGTGTACATGCACTTCATCGAGGCGGACCGGCCGCCCGGCCCGGCCATCGCCAAGGTCACGGACCACCCGGAGTTCCGGATGCTGAGCGAGCGCCTCACGGCCTACGTCAGCCCGCACGACCCGGAGACCTGGCGCAGCCCGAAGGACGCGATGGCCCACGAGTTCTACCGCTGGGAGAACCCCCGCGCGAAGTGA
- a CDS encoding NAD(P)H-dependent oxidoreductase — translation MNPTDTDHFPVDPGRPHDGEHPRSSLRVLVLSGSSRTGSVNVRLAALVAAMVREAGAVAEPATLRDFPMPLYDGDAEAGEGLPEGALALCRRIEAAQALIIASPEYNASVPGVLKNAVDWVSRYRPQPFKDQQTLLVSASPSMVGGNRGLWALRIPLEHLGARVYPDMFSLAGAHHAFTGDGTLGDPDLGERLGATIGSFLDLAEADTRYLCLQRRWYEFLGDRTDAPVTSRAQD, via the coding sequence ATGAACCCGACAGACACCGACCATTTTCCGGTGGACCCCGGACGTCCGCACGACGGCGAGCACCCGCGTTCCTCGCTGCGCGTGCTCGTCCTGTCCGGGTCCTCCCGGACCGGTTCGGTCAACGTCCGGCTCGCCGCCCTCGTCGCGGCGATGGTGCGCGAGGCCGGGGCCGTGGCGGAACCCGCGACCCTGCGCGACTTCCCGATGCCGCTCTACGACGGTGACGCCGAGGCCGGCGAGGGGCTGCCGGAGGGCGCCCTGGCCCTGTGCCGGCGGATCGAGGCCGCGCAGGCACTGATCATCGCCTCTCCCGAGTACAACGCCTCCGTGCCGGGCGTCCTGAAGAACGCCGTCGACTGGGTCTCCCGATACCGTCCGCAGCCCTTCAAGGACCAGCAGACCCTGCTGGTCTCGGCGTCGCCCTCGATGGTGGGAGGCAACCGCGGGCTGTGGGCCCTGCGCATCCCCCTCGAACACCTCGGTGCCCGCGTCTACCCCGACATGTTCAGCCTGGCGGGCGCCCACCACGCCTTCACCGGGGACGGCACCCTCGGCGACCCGGACCTCGGCGAGCGGCTCGGCGCCACGATCGGCTCCTTCCTCGACCTCGCCGAGGCGGACACCCGCTATCTGTGCCTCCAACGGCGCTGGTACGAGTTCCTCGGCGACCGCACCGACGCTCCGGTCACCTCGCGCGCCCAGGACTGA
- a CDS encoding MurR/RpiR family transcriptional regulator, with the protein MSSGQQARAQAAAITPSGQSSVEVRPPADRLLALFDGRRLSPGQRRIAQYLIDHLTEAAFLSITELAERVGVSQPSVTRFASSLGFSGYPALRDVLQPIALSAVAGAPDTREQIRRNELQAAVDAEIENLENVRRLLADTNQVLDIGRELAASVPLTILGLRISVSLAEYFAYAARRIHPDVRLVTRGGSVAFDALLQSRAAGGTWVLAFAMPRHARETLSAVRAARSTGLRVVLITDPTLGPLVDEADVALTAATGSRLVFDSYAAPGMLSAALLQAMADADPERTQARLEDYEQVADQHGFFL; encoded by the coding sequence GTGTCATCGGGGCAGCAGGCACGCGCACAAGCGGCTGCGATCACGCCGAGCGGCCAGTCGTCCGTGGAGGTCCGCCCTCCGGCCGACCGGCTCCTCGCGCTCTTCGACGGCCGCCGCCTGTCCCCGGGCCAGCGGCGCATCGCGCAGTACCTGATCGACCACCTCACCGAGGCGGCGTTCCTGTCGATCACCGAGCTCGCCGAACGGGTGGGCGTCAGCCAGCCCTCCGTCACCCGGTTCGCGTCCTCCCTCGGCTTCAGCGGCTACCCGGCTCTGCGCGACGTGCTCCAGCCGATCGCACTGAGCGCGGTGGCCGGCGCCCCGGACACCCGTGAGCAGATCCGCCGCAACGAGCTGCAGGCGGCCGTCGACGCGGAGATCGAGAACCTGGAGAACGTGCGCCGGCTGCTCGCGGACACCAACCAGGTGCTCGACATCGGCCGTGAGCTGGCCGCCTCGGTCCCCCTGACGATCCTCGGCCTGCGCATCTCGGTCTCCCTCGCGGAATACTTCGCGTACGCCGCCCGGCGCATCCACCCCGACGTACGCCTCGTCACGCGCGGCGGCAGCGTGGCCTTCGACGCGCTGCTGCAGTCCAGGGCGGCCGGCGGGACCTGGGTCCTGGCGTTCGCCATGCCGCGGCACGCCAGGGAGACCCTCTCCGCCGTCCGGGCGGCCCGCAGTACGGGGCTGCGCGTGGTCCTGATCACGGATCCCACCCTCGGGCCCTTGGTGGACGAGGCCGACGTGGCCCTGACGGCGGCGACCGGTTCCCGCCTGGTGTTCGACTCCTATGCGGCGCCGGGGATGCTCTCGGCGGCCCTGCTGCAGGCGATGGCGGACGCGGATCCCGAGCGGACACAGGCCCGTCTGGAGGACTACGAGCAGGTGGCCGACCAGCACGGCTTCTTCCTGTAG
- a CDS encoding bifunctional glycosyltransferase family 2 protein/CDP-glycerol:glycerophosphate glycerophosphotransferase: MPRLSVVVPFQDVEIYLQECLESIARQTFRDLEVIMVDDGSTDSSTAIAADFARRDPRFRLLRQESMGPGHARNVGIRAAHPQAEFLAFVDGDDVIPEYAYELLVQTLEASGSDFVSGNVQMMNSTKRWQSPLHKAPMRANKRGTHITRLPDLIYDRTVWNKLFRRSFWDYHYIAFPEGVMYEDSWVNMFAHFRAAKVDILTDIVYFWRRREGGAAPSITQRHTEFSNLQDRVAAVQSVSRFLAGHRARSYSDHKRKYDLACLKSDLMLHLKVLPDADEEYRDAFMRWANDFLDEADDDIIQELPADARVKWLLVREGRLKELLDVVEFERKGGPMPVQRRLHRYLNYPYLGDRSVGIDKSAYRLDKELSLHGSLSSAEWDDSDHLVLEGAAYVRFINVHKRHMSMKAIALRNKKQGRVVVAKAKTTYYPQATEYSNQSRYCYDWSGFQVRFDTGRLKRKGEWVEGTWDVAAGVLSRGLFRYKGIVRGGAGSAANPPYRYVEKNTRVVPLFLQGKLKLRVERVRCRITQHRMAGDHLELRGVYLGPVLPEWGKFRVTSMGGAGRHDAWVHFTQGGEGWYTFVTRIPAKALVPGHRTNSSDGVPETWSTGANGWKTTLHVEGRKAPIYPVMAEEAEDGHYRVPAGLQTEGGDREVFVHRNGSGYVVLFERDTLPLAKSATWLQDGSLEVVAGYAAQDRLDASEYATAHVVVRSRAHGAERVVPLTWHGSDFSFVVTPAAMRTLAGDIPLAAGRWDFFLRRQDPSAVRPEDRSDDLVVKMTQELIPTLPRDMSSNDRRYELQSEAYDRLSLLVHSAMPDEARGPYRQKLMRTKTYPDARRKPVTAAVLFDAFKGTQYSDSPRALHEEMVRRGTDLEHLWVVRDDQVAVPPTARPVRMWSPDWYEAMGRAKYIVANNHLPDWFEKREGQVVVQTWHGTPLKRIGHDIEAVHFADKRYLERVEKEVQNWDMLVSPNSFSTPILQRAFQFPGEMVESGYPRNDILRRADSGRAAQVRRRIGLPPGKKVVMYAPTWRDDQFYAPGKYKLDFRIDLDDARARLGHDHVLLVRRHPNVVDPVPGAGDGFVFDVSDYPDMADLSLIADVMITDYSSLMFDFVNTGRPILFFTYDLDHYRDTLRGFYFDFEQSAPGPLVSTSPELIGAIRNVDRIQHGYAARYRWFQQEFCDLDDGYASARLTDRILIAGGDLDPSRAQAPAVGRASGGASGHTGHAGHTSHPGQGSQTVHPAARSAPWNGSALGQVPRQPARRTDSEHV; this comes from the coding sequence ATGCCCCGCCTGAGCGTCGTCGTGCCCTTCCAGGACGTCGAGATCTACCTCCAGGAGTGCCTGGAATCGATAGCCAGGCAGACGTTCCGCGACCTTGAGGTGATCATGGTCGACGACGGCTCGACCGACTCCTCGACCGCGATCGCCGCCGACTTCGCCCGCCGCGACCCGCGCTTCCGGCTCCTGCGGCAGGAGTCGATGGGCCCCGGCCACGCCCGCAACGTCGGCATCCGTGCCGCACACCCGCAGGCGGAGTTCCTCGCGTTCGTCGACGGTGACGACGTCATACCCGAATACGCCTACGAGTTGCTCGTGCAGACCCTGGAGGCCTCGGGCTCCGACTTCGTCTCCGGCAACGTGCAGATGATGAACTCCACCAAGAGGTGGCAGTCCCCGCTGCACAAGGCGCCGATGCGGGCCAACAAGCGCGGCACGCACATCACCAGGCTGCCCGACCTCATCTACGACCGCACCGTCTGGAACAAGCTGTTCCGGCGGTCCTTCTGGGACTACCACTACATCGCCTTCCCCGAAGGCGTCATGTACGAGGACTCCTGGGTGAACATGTTCGCCCACTTCCGGGCCGCCAAGGTCGACATCCTCACCGACATCGTCTACTTCTGGCGCCGGCGCGAGGGCGGGGCCGCGCCCTCCATCACCCAGCGGCACACCGAGTTCAGCAACCTCCAGGACCGCGTCGCCGCGGTGCAGTCGGTCAGCCGCTTCCTCGCCGGGCACCGGGCGCGGTCCTACTCCGACCACAAGCGCAAGTACGACCTCGCCTGCCTGAAGTCCGACCTGATGCTGCACCTGAAGGTGCTCCCGGACGCCGACGAGGAGTACCGCGACGCCTTCATGCGGTGGGCGAACGACTTCCTCGACGAGGCCGACGACGACATCATCCAGGAGCTGCCCGCCGACGCCCGCGTCAAGTGGCTGCTCGTGCGCGAGGGCCGGCTCAAAGAACTGCTCGACGTGGTCGAGTTCGAGCGCAAGGGCGGGCCCATGCCCGTCCAGCGCCGCCTCCACCGCTACCTCAACTACCCCTACCTCGGGGACCGGTCGGTGGGCATCGACAAGAGCGCCTATCGGCTGGACAAGGAGCTCTCGCTGCACGGCTCGCTGAGCAGCGCAGAGTGGGACGACTCCGACCACCTGGTCCTGGAAGGGGCCGCCTACGTCCGCTTCATCAACGTGCACAAGCGACACATGTCGATGAAGGCGATCGCGCTGCGCAACAAGAAGCAGGGCCGCGTGGTCGTGGCCAAGGCGAAGACCACCTACTACCCGCAGGCCACCGAGTACTCGAACCAGAGCCGCTACTGCTACGACTGGTCCGGATTCCAGGTCCGCTTCGACACCGGCCGTCTCAAGCGCAAGGGCGAGTGGGTCGAGGGCACCTGGGACGTGGCGGCCGGCGTCCTGAGCCGCGGCCTGTTCCGCTACAAGGGGATCGTCCGGGGCGGAGCCGGCAGCGCGGCCAACCCGCCCTACCGGTACGTGGAGAAGAACACCCGCGTGGTGCCCCTCTTCCTCCAGGGCAAGCTCAAACTCCGGGTCGAGCGGGTCCGCTGCCGCATCACCCAGCACCGGATGGCCGGCGACCACCTCGAACTGCGCGGTGTCTACCTGGGCCCCGTGCTTCCCGAGTGGGGCAAGTTCCGGGTGACCAGCATGGGAGGCGCCGGCCGACACGACGCGTGGGTCCATTTCACGCAGGGCGGCGAGGGCTGGTACACCTTCGTCACCCGCATCCCGGCCAAGGCGCTCGTTCCCGGCCACCGCACGAACTCCTCCGACGGGGTTCCGGAGACCTGGAGCACCGGGGCCAACGGCTGGAAGACCACCCTCCACGTCGAGGGACGCAAGGCCCCCATCTACCCCGTCATGGCCGAGGAGGCCGAGGACGGCCACTACCGCGTGCCGGCCGGGCTGCAGACCGAGGGCGGGGACCGCGAGGTCTTCGTCCACCGCAACGGCTCCGGCTACGTGGTGCTGTTCGAGCGGGACACCCTGCCCCTGGCCAAGTCCGCGACCTGGCTCCAGGACGGCTCCCTCGAGGTCGTCGCCGGCTACGCCGCGCAGGACCGGCTCGACGCCTCCGAGTACGCCACGGCGCACGTCGTCGTACGCTCCCGCGCCCACGGCGCGGAGCGCGTCGTCCCCCTCACCTGGCACGGCAGCGACTTCAGCTTCGTCGTCACCCCCGCCGCGATGCGCACGCTGGCCGGCGACATCCCGCTCGCCGCGGGCCGTTGGGACTTCTTCCTGCGCCGCCAGGACCCCTCCGCCGTCCGGCCCGAGGACCGCTCCGACGACCTCGTGGTCAAGATGACCCAGGAGCTGATCCCCACCCTGCCCCGGGACATGAGCAGCAACGACCGCAGGTACGAACTCCAGTCGGAGGCCTACGACCGGCTCTCGCTCCTGGTCCACTCGGCGATGCCGGACGAGGCCCGCGGACCCTACCGGCAGAAGCTGATGCGCACCAAGACCTACCCGGACGCCCGGCGCAAGCCGGTGACCGCGGCCGTGCTCTTCGACGCCTTCAAGGGCACCCAGTACTCCGACAGCCCGCGCGCCCTGCACGAGGAGATGGTCCGCCGGGGCACCGACCTCGAACACCTGTGGGTGGTGCGCGACGACCAGGTCGCCGTCCCGCCCACCGCCCGTCCCGTCCGCATGTGGTCCCCGGACTGGTACGAGGCCATGGGCCGGGCGAAGTACATCGTCGCCAACAACCACCTGCCCGACTGGTTCGAGAAGCGCGAGGGCCAGGTCGTCGTACAGACCTGGCACGGCACCCCGCTCAAGCGGATCGGTCACGACATCGAGGCCGTGCACTTCGCGGACAAGCGGTACCTGGAGCGCGTGGAGAAGGAGGTGCAGAACTGGGACATGCTGGTGTCCCCGAACAGCTTCAGCACCCCGATCCTCCAGCGCGCCTTCCAGTTCCCGGGGGAGATGGTCGAGAGCGGCTACCCGCGCAACGACATCCTGCGCCGGGCCGACTCCGGACGGGCGGCGCAGGTCCGCCGCCGCATCGGCCTGCCCCCGGGCAAGAAGGTCGTCATGTACGCGCCGACCTGGCGCGACGACCAGTTCTACGCACCCGGCAAGTACAAGCTCGACTTCCGCATCGACCTCGACGACGCCAGGGCGCGGCTCGGCCACGACCACGTCCTGCTCGTCCGGCGCCACCCGAACGTGGTGGACCCGGTACCCGGTGCCGGCGACGGCTTCGTCTTCGACGTGTCCGACTACCCGGACATGGCGGACCTGTCGCTCATCGCCGACGTGATGATCACGGACTACTCGTCCCTGATGTTCGACTTCGTCAACACCGGGCGGCCGATCCTGTTCTTCACCTACGACCTGGACCACTACCGGGACACCCTGCGCGGCTTCTACTTCGACTTCGAGCAGTCCGCACCGGGCCCGCTGGTGTCCACCTCTCCCGAACTGATCGGCGCGATCCGCAACGTCGACCGCATCCAGCACGGCTACGCCGCCCGCTACCGCTGGTTCCAGCAGGAGTTCTGCGACCTCGACGACGGCTACGCCTCGGCCCGGCTGACCGACCGCATCCTCATCGCGGGCGGGGACCTCGACCCGTCGCGGGCGCAGGCGCCGGCGGTCGGCAGGGCATCGGGCGGTGCGTCGGGCCACACAGGACACGCGGGCCACACCAGCCATCCCGGGCAGGGCAGCCAGACGGTACACCCCGCGGCCCGGAGCGCTCCCTGGAACGGGAGCGCCCTCGGCCAGGTTCCGCGCCAGCCGGCGAGAAGAACGGATTCCGAGCATGTCTGA
- a CDS encoding endonuclease/exonuclease/phosphatase family protein has product MQKHKQTGPRSLRRRFGRAATALALSTAAACTSAPVAGTGLGPAEPDEVSVATWNMCGVQQWSCERTGSPTDKFQQLRDLIGDSDVRVLLLQEVCSEDLSSSAARLGPEWNTAFEPYANVDRAGTRTAVECTDHARGRAGFALLAASRLQDVEVIPTEQPTVGLHRGILCARVPAYGLRVCNAHISLRESDTDHPDWDFRDDQLSSLFATAATDPRTVVGGDFNSPPPGQENKYGWIWPSEAYTTYRECDQKGGSRTGRVTHTDGTKIDYLFTALPRTGCAVVDTKASDHRPLVMRVGRPAETGPATPEVSTPS; this is encoded by the coding sequence ATGCAGAAGCACAAGCAGACCGGACCGCGGTCGCTCCGCCGCCGGTTCGGCCGCGCGGCGACGGCGCTCGCCCTGTCGACGGCGGCGGCGTGTACGTCCGCCCCCGTCGCCGGCACCGGCCTGGGCCCGGCGGAGCCGGACGAGGTCTCCGTGGCGACCTGGAACATGTGCGGGGTGCAGCAGTGGAGCTGTGAGCGGACGGGCAGCCCGACGGACAAGTTCCAGCAGCTGCGCGACCTGATCGGCGACTCCGACGTGCGCGTGCTGCTGCTCCAGGAGGTGTGCTCGGAGGACCTGTCGTCCTCCGCGGCGCGACTGGGGCCGGAATGGAACACCGCCTTCGAGCCCTACGCCAACGTGGACAGGGCCGGTACCCGTACCGCGGTCGAGTGTACCGACCACGCACGCGGGCGGGCCGGGTTCGCGCTGTTGGCGGCCTCCCGGCTCCAGGACGTGGAGGTGATCCCGACCGAGCAGCCGACGGTGGGGCTGCACCGGGGGATCCTCTGCGCCCGCGTCCCGGCGTACGGGCTGCGGGTGTGCAATGCGCACATCTCGCTGCGGGAGAGCGACACCGACCACCCGGACTGGGACTTCCGGGACGACCAGCTGAGCTCCCTCTTCGCGACCGCCGCGACGGACCCGCGTACGGTCGTCGGTGGTGACTTCAACTCTCCTCCGCCGGGACAGGAGAACAAGTACGGCTGGATCTGGCCGTCGGAGGCATACACCACGTACCGCGAGTGCGATCAGAAGGGCGGCTCCCGTACGGGGCGCGTCACCCACACGGACGGCACGAAGATCGACTACCTGTTCACAGCGCTGCCCCGCACCGGCTGTGCGGTGGTGGACACCAAGGCCTCCGACCACCGTCCGCTGGTGATGCGGGTGGGCCGCCCCGCGGAAACGGGCCCGGCCACCCCCGAGGTCAGTACTCCGAGTTGA
- a CDS encoding aldo/keto reductase family oxidoreductase: protein MSDEDRVLYGCMGLGGSWDPQPYGSGDIDAAEAAVEAALDSGITAFDHADIYRHGKSEAVFGEVLKRTPGLRGRITLQTKCGIRLGDEHRPGMYDLRGESITRRVEESLTRLRTDVIDVLLLHRPDPLADVDAIASALASLHRQGLVRRFGVSNMGAAQIAHLQARLDQPLVVNQLEMSLHSRDWVEAGVLLNTPASTAGGFPFGTLEHCRDHGIRLQAWGALAQGRFTGRQQTPAETATAELLAELARRKGTTPETVLLWWLIRHPSRIAPVIGSARPDRIRACRDAALREPDLTHEEWYALWVTARGVPLP, encoded by the coding sequence ATGAGCGACGAAGACCGGGTGCTGTACGGGTGCATGGGCCTGGGCGGGAGCTGGGATCCACAGCCGTACGGGTCCGGGGACATCGATGCCGCCGAGGCGGCCGTCGAGGCTGCCCTCGACAGCGGGATCACCGCCTTCGACCACGCCGACATCTACCGGCACGGCAAGTCCGAGGCCGTGTTCGGCGAGGTCCTCAAGAGGACGCCGGGTCTGCGCGGCCGGATCACCCTCCAAACGAAGTGCGGGATCCGGCTCGGCGACGAGCACCGCCCGGGCATGTACGACCTGCGCGGGGAGTCCATCACGCGACGCGTGGAGGAGAGTCTCACCCGGCTGCGGACCGACGTGATCGACGTCCTGCTCCTGCACCGGCCCGACCCCCTCGCCGATGTGGACGCCATCGCCTCCGCACTGGCATCCCTCCACCGGCAGGGCCTCGTACGGCGCTTCGGGGTGTCCAACATGGGCGCGGCGCAGATCGCCCACCTCCAGGCCCGGCTGGACCAGCCGCTCGTGGTCAACCAGCTGGAGATGAGCCTGCACAGCCGGGACTGGGTGGAGGCCGGGGTCCTGCTCAACACCCCCGCGTCCACAGCAGGCGGTTTCCCCTTCGGGACCCTGGAGCACTGCCGCGACCACGGCATCCGCCTGCAGGCCTGGGGCGCGCTGGCCCAGGGCCGCTTCACCGGCCGCCAGCAGACGCCCGCCGAGACGGCCACAGCAGAGCTGCTGGCCGAACTGGCCCGCCGCAAGGGCACGACGCCCGAGACGGTCCTGCTGTGGTGGCTGATCCGGCACCCGTCGCGGATCGCACCGGTCATCGGCAGTGCGCGCCCCGACCGGATCCGTGCCTGCCGCGACGCGGCCCTGCGCGAACCCGACCTCACGCACGAGGAGTGGTACGCGCTCTGGGTCACGGCCCGCGGCGTTCCTCTGCCCTGA
- a CDS encoding AI-2E family transporter, translating into MPPVSPFLRTAAAYAWRLLVVGAAVYAVFALLGRFHEIAVAVFLGLVVTALLWVPTRRLTRALPRAIAVALTLMGSALLLLGVLTLVGEAVAGESTTLAREFREGLASIEQWLQRPPFRLNPEALSDVQSRIGEYLSSHRSTVLSQAVSGAGRLVHVLTVLALAVFCSFFFLHGGDRQWAWFCAQLPETARERVAIAGRAGWRTFTGYTRGIVVVAATNAVLVGLALYFLGVPLAVPLALLEFFAAFIPLVGSPVALAVAAVVALASKGPLVAGIVVALIVVIGQIEGHLLHPLVMSRAVRLHPLVVAISVVAGAIAAGVVGAVVAVPLVSVVWSVHSALREARGTADE; encoded by the coding sequence ATGCCGCCGGTGTCCCCGTTCCTGCGTACGGCCGCGGCGTACGCCTGGCGCCTGCTGGTCGTCGGTGCCGCCGTCTACGCGGTCTTCGCCCTGCTCGGCCGCTTCCACGAGATCGCCGTCGCGGTCTTCCTCGGCCTCGTCGTCACCGCACTGCTGTGGGTGCCCACGCGGCGCCTGACCCGCGCCCTGCCCCGGGCGATCGCCGTGGCCCTGACCCTCATGGGCAGCGCGCTGCTCCTGCTGGGCGTACTGACCCTGGTCGGCGAGGCGGTGGCGGGGGAGAGCACGACCCTGGCCCGGGAGTTCCGGGAGGGACTGGCCAGCATCGAGCAGTGGCTGCAGAGACCGCCCTTCCGGCTGAACCCCGAGGCGCTCTCCGACGTCCAGTCCCGGATCGGCGAGTACCTCTCCAGTCACCGCTCCACGGTGCTCAGCCAGGCGGTCAGCGGGGCCGGGCGGCTCGTGCACGTCCTGACCGTCCTCGCGCTCGCGGTCTTCTGCTCGTTCTTCTTCCTCCACGGCGGCGACCGGCAGTGGGCGTGGTTCTGCGCACAGCTGCCCGAGACGGCCCGGGAGCGTGTGGCGATCGCCGGGCGCGCCGGCTGGCGCACCTTCACCGGATACACCCGCGGGATCGTGGTCGTCGCGGCGACGAACGCGGTCCTCGTCGGGCTCGCCCTGTACTTCCTCGGCGTCCCACTGGCCGTCCCGCTGGCCCTGCTGGAGTTCTTCGCGGCCTTCATCCCCCTCGTCGGGTCACCGGTCGCGCTGGCGGTCGCCGCGGTGGTCGCCCTGGCCTCGAAGGGGCCGCTCGTCGCGGGGATCGTCGTCGCGCTGATCGTGGTCATCGGCCAGATCGAGGGACACCTGCTCCATCCGCTGGTGATGAGCCGCGCGGTCCGCCTGCACCCGCTGGTCGTGGCGATCTCGGTGGTCGCGGGCGCGATCGCCGCAGGCGTGGTCGGCGCCGTGGTCGCGGTCCCGCTGGTCTCCGTCGTCTGGTCGGTCCACTCTGCCCTGCGCGAGGCCCGGGGCACGGCCGACGAGTGA